A window from Sulfurovum sp. TSL1 encodes these proteins:
- a CDS encoding NAD(P)/FAD-dependent oxidoreductase — protein MARLVVMGGGVSGHTAATFAKKWLGKAHEVVVVTPNSQWNWIPSNIWVGVGEMTKEDVVFPLAPVYKKAGIDYRQALAVSIHPNGKADSDTPYIIIESTKEETKGHTEELTYDYLINATGPKLNFDATPGLGNGKGGLGEHTVSVCTADHAVHANEALEKVFEKAKAGERQKLLIGTGHGTCTCQGAAFEYIFNIEHEARKAGIRDMLDIKWISNESFLGDFGMGGLHMKVGGYTVSSKLFAESLYAERNVPWIIGAHVNKVEAGKLHYELLDGSMGEEAFDFSMLIPPFSGVGLKAYDKDGSDMTETLFAPNGFMKVDAKYDAGAYENWKASDWPRTYQNPLFNNIFACGIAFAPPHLISKPMSSPNGTPINPTPPRTGMPAGIIGKAVARSVCDMIKHGENAHLHEASMAEMGAACVASAGKGLFDGQAASMTVYPVVPDFEKYPGTGRDTDYTFGEIGLAGHWIKHVLHHMFIYKAKLRPGWTLIPE, from the coding sequence ATGGCACGATTAGTAGTAATGGGCGGTGGCGTATCAGGCCACACCGCTGCAACATTTGCAAAAAAATGGCTGGGCAAAGCGCATGAAGTGGTGGTAGTGACACCTAATTCTCAATGGAACTGGATCCCGTCTAATATCTGGGTGGGTGTAGGTGAGATGACAAAAGAAGATGTTGTCTTTCCTCTCGCACCGGTCTATAAAAAAGCAGGGATCGACTACAGGCAGGCCCTGGCAGTTTCGATCCATCCAAATGGAAAAGCGGACAGTGATACGCCATATATCATCATAGAATCTACAAAAGAAGAGACTAAAGGCCACACCGAAGAGTTGACCTATGATTATCTCATCAATGCCACTGGACCTAAACTGAACTTTGATGCAACACCTGGTTTAGGGAATGGTAAAGGTGGTTTGGGAGAACATACGGTTTCTGTCTGTACGGCGGACCATGCGGTACATGCGAATGAAGCGTTGGAAAAAGTGTTTGAAAAAGCAAAAGCAGGTGAGAGGCAAAAACTGCTGATAGGTACAGGTCATGGTACCTGCACCTGTCAGGGGGCAGCCTTTGAATACATCTTTAACATTGAACATGAAGCCAGAAAAGCGGGTATCCGTGATATGCTGGATATCAAATGGATCTCCAATGAATCATTCCTGGGTGACTTTGGTATGGGTGGTCTTCACATGAAAGTGGGAGGTTATACTGTCAGTTCTAAACTTTTTGCTGAATCCCTTTATGCTGAAAGAAATGTGCCATGGATCATTGGAGCCCATGTCAACAAAGTTGAAGCAGGCAAACTCCATTATGAACTTCTGGATGGATCTATGGGAGAAGAAGCGTTCGACTTCTCTATGCTGATCCCGCCATTTTCCGGTGTAGGGCTTAAAGCCTATGACAAAGACGGTTCAGATATGACGGAAACACTCTTTGCACCAAACGGGTTTATGAAAGTGGATGCAAAATATGATGCAGGTGCTTATGAGAACTGGAAAGCCTCTGACTGGCCAAGAACCTACCAAAACCCGTTATTCAATAATATCTTTGCCTGTGGTATCGCATTTGCGCCACCGCATCTTATCTCTAAGCCTATGAGTTCCCCTAACGGCACACCGATCAACCCTACACCCCCAAGAACAGGTATGCCTGCGGGTATCATCGGTAAGGCGGTTGCCCGCTCTGTATGCGATATGATCAAGCATGGAGAAAATGCACATCTTCATGAGGCTTCTATGGCAGAAATGGGTGCAGCGTGTGTTGCAAGTGCCGGTAAAGGTCTCTTTGACGGTCAGGCTGCATCCATGACCGTCTACCCTGTGGTACCCGATTTTGAAAAGTATCCTGGCACAGGTCGTGATACAGACTATACCTTTGGGGAGATCGGTCTTGCAGGCCACTGGATCAAACATGTCCTGCACCATATGTTCATCTACAAGGCAAAACTCAGACCGGGATGGACGTTGATACCTGAATAA